In Candidatus Paceibacterota bacterium, one genomic interval encodes:
- the rplT gene encoding 50S ribosomal protein L20: MARVKRGKTANKRRKNTLKHTKGFKWGRKSKFKQAKEALLHAFVYSYRDRRNKKRDMRSLWQIKINAACKKNDLSYSKFIHALKENKIELDRKVLADIAQNNPEIFKKVLEKVK, from the coding sequence ATGGCAAGAGTAAAAAGGGGAAAAACAGCAAACAAAAGAAGAAAGAATACCTTAAAGCACACTAAGGGTTTTAAGTGGGGAAGAAAATCAAAATTTAAGCAAGCCAAAGAAGCCCTTCTGCACGCTTTTGTCTATTCATACAGAGATAGAAGGAATAAAAAAAGGGACATGAGATCTCTTTGGCAGATAAAGATTAACGCCGCTTGCAAAAAAAACGACCTTTCTTACAGTAAATTTATCCACGCTTTAAAAGAGAATAAAATAGAACTGGACAGAAAAGTACTTGCCGATATTGCCCAAAATAATCCTGAAATTTTCAAGAAAGTTCTTGAGAAAGTAAAATAG
- the rpsF gene encoding 30S ribosomal protein S6, whose amino-acid sequence MKRYELTFLIAPETSEEEREGYFQKISEFITKEDGTIEEIKKPIRKRMGVAVSERKEAFLATLFFTLNPEKTEKLKQFLEGEKNIIRHIIVKKKENAIFKKSSPKAELKEIDKKIDEILKIGE is encoded by the coding sequence ATGAAAAGATATGAATTGACATTTTTAATAGCCCCCGAAACATCGGAAGAAGAAAGGGAGGGTTATTTTCAAAAAATAAGCGAGTTTATAACAAAAGAAGACGGAACGATTGAAGAAATAAAAAAACCGATAAGAAAAAGAATGGGGGTTGCTGTCTCGGAGAGAAAAGAAGCATTTCTCGCCACTTTATTTTTTACTCTTAATCCCGAAAAAACAGAAAAATTAAAGCAATTTTTAGAAGGAGAAAAAAATATCATAAGGCACATAATTGTCAAAAAAAAGGAGAATGCAATCTTTAAAAAATCCAGCCCAAAGGCGGAGTTAAAAGAAATAGATAAAAAAATAGATGAAATATTAAAAATAGGCGAATAA
- the rpmI gene encoding 50S ribosomal protein L35, with translation MKPKTRKSISKRFKITGTGKVLRRAAGQDHNRAKKTGKAIRKKRKWVTVSVPEAKKIKKIIKY, from the coding sequence ATGAAGCCAAAAACTAGAAAATCAATATCAAAAAGGTTTAAAATAACAGGCACTGGAAAGGTCTTAAGAAGAGCTGCCGGACAAGATCACAACAGAGCTAAAAAAACAGGGAAAGCAATCAGAAAAAAAAGAAAATGGGTTACTGTTTCCGTTCCCGAAGCAAAAAAAATTAAAAAAATAATAAAATACTAA
- the manB gene encoding phosphomannomutase/phosphoglucomutase (converts mannose-6-phosphate to mannose-1-phosphate; the resulting product is then converted to GDP-mannose by ManC which is then used in the synthesis of mannose-containing glycoconjugates that are important for mediating entry into host cells): MLVNPSIFKSYDIRGIFEEDFDADFAYKLGLVFASFSKAKSIAVAYDARLSSVTLYKALVKGLIKKGVNVYSLKLAPTECLYFAVGNYKYDAGIMITASHNPKEYNGFKMILNKDNDISIVRGSDISEFFKQEMPFEENEEGKIEEIEFEEDFLSHIFSFIEPKKIKPLKVVIDIGNGAMGDIISKVSKRIPISLIPMNFEPNGNFPSRSPNPLFEGANKKIKEKIKEEKANVGFMFDGDGDRIFMLDEKGNFISADVSLLLLAKFLLEKEPGFAVSYNLICSKAVPELISKWKGIPIRTAVGFINVREGILKERGIMGGELSGHYCFRDNFYLDSGVMAYLILLSLCSEKNMPVSEIVKEFTLYAKSSEINFKVQNKEEILEKIKERYFDGKQDYLDGVTVEYDSFWFNVRASQTEPLLRLTIEADSEELLEEKKKELVSFISENSK, translated from the coding sequence ATGTTAGTCAACCCATCTATTTTTAAATCATACGATATAAGGGGTATTTTTGAAGAGGATTTTGATGCTGATTTTGCCTATAAACTAGGGCTGGTTTTTGCTTCTTTTTCAAAAGCAAAAAGCATAGCTGTCGCTTATGACGCCCGCCTTTCTTCCGTTACTCTCTATAAAGCCCTTGTAAAGGGACTAATAAAAAAAGGAGTAAATGTTTATTCGCTAAAACTTGCCCCTACGGAATGCCTTTATTTTGCAGTTGGCAATTACAAATATGACGCTGGAATAATGATTACGGCAAGCCATAATCCGAAAGAATATAACGGCTTTAAGATGATTCTTAATAAAGATAATGATATTTCAATTGTCAGAGGTAGCGATATTTCAGAGTTTTTCAAACAGGAAATGCCATTTGAAGAAAATGAAGAAGGAAAAATTGAAGAAATTGAATTTGAAGAAGATTTTTTAAGCCATATTTTTTCTTTTATTGAGCCAAAAAAAATAAAGCCGCTAAAAGTTGTAATTGACATTGGCAATGGGGCAATGGGAGATATTATTTCCAAAGTTTCAAAAAGAATTCCTATTTCTTTGATTCCGATGAACTTTGAACCAAACGGAAATTTTCCTTCAAGAAGTCCGAATCCTCTTTTTGAGGGTGCTAATAAAAAAATAAAAGAAAAGATAAAAGAGGAAAAGGCAAATGTCGGTTTTATGTTTGACGGGGACGGGGACAGGATTTTTATGCTTGACGAAAAAGGCAATTTTATAAGTGCCGACGTTTCGCTTCTTCTTCTTGCAAAGTTTCTTCTTGAAAAAGAGCCCGGTTTTGCTGTTTCATACAATCTTATTTGCTCAAAAGCCGTTCCCGAGCTTATTTCAAAATGGAAAGGGATTCCAATAAGAACGGCTGTCGGTTTTATTAATGTCAGAGAAGGGATATTAAAAGAAAGGGGAATAATGGGAGGAGAGCTTTCGGGGCATTATTGCTTTAGGGATAATTTTTATCTTGATTCAGGGGTAATGGCTTATTTAATCCTTCTTTCTCTTTGCTCTGAAAAAAATATGCCTGTTTCAGAAATTGTAAAAGAATTTACTCTCTATGCCAAATCATCGGAAATTAACTTCAAGGTCCAAAACAAAGAAGAGATTTTAGAGAAAATAAAGGAGAGGTATTTTGACGGAAAGCAGGATTATCTTGACGGAGTAACTGTTGAATATGACTCTTTTTGGTTTAATGTGAGAGCTTCTCAAACCGAGCCTCTTTTGCGCCTTACAATAGAGGCCGATTCAGAGGAACTTTTAGAAGAAAAGAAAAAAGAGCTAGTTTCTTTTATAAGCGAAAATAGCAAATAG
- a CDS encoding single-stranded DNA-binding protein has translation MNLNKVFLVGRLTRKPELRTTPSGQTVCSFGLATNRVWNNPQTKERQEQTEFHNIVLWRRLAEIASQYLDKGSLVLIEGRLQTRSWDDQSGVKKYRTEIIGENIQMGPKSGVPSSNPNPITQDKNEEIPIIEEEKEEEIDISQIPF, from the coding sequence ATGAATTTAAACAAAGTTTTTTTAGTAGGACGACTAACAAGAAAACCCGAACTTAGAACCACTCCTTCCGGCCAAACGGTCTGTTCTTTCGGACTTGCTACAAACAGGGTTTGGAATAATCCTCAGACAAAAGAACGGCAAGAACAAACTGAATTTCACAACATAGTTCTTTGGAGACGGCTTGCCGAAATCGCCTCCCAATACCTTGATAAAGGAAGTCTTGTTCTTATAGAAGGACGCCTTCAGACAAGAAGCTGGGACGACCAATCAGGAGTAAAAAAATATAGAACAGAAATAATAGGGGAAAATATCCAAATGGGGCCAAAATCAGGAGTTCCTTCGTCAAATCCAAATCCAATTACTCAAGATAAAAACGAAGAAATTCCAATTATAGAAGAAGAAAAGGAAGAAGAAATAGACATATCTCAAATTCCATTTTAA
- the rpsR gene encoding 30S ribosomal protein S18 → MNCHFCQRNIKEIDYKNTDTLKRFISALGKIRPRKKTNLCATHQRQLSRSVKRARHMGLLSATEK, encoded by the coding sequence ATGAATTGCCACTTTTGCCAGAGAAACATAAAAGAAATTGATTATAAAAATACTGATACCTTAAAAAGGTTTATTTCCGCTTTGGGAAAAATCAGGCCCAGAAAAAAAACAAATCTTTGCGCGACTCACCAAAGACAGCTTTCCCGATCAGTTAAGAGAGCAAGGCATATGGGACTGCTTTCAGCAACAGAAAAATAG